Part of the Bacteroidota bacterium genome is shown below.
AACCGCTAATACTTACTTTGTCTGCATTATTATCGGCTAACAGTGCTTTAAAACTGAATAGTTGTAATAGGATAATAAAATAAATTGTTTTTTTCTGTTTCATACTTTTTTCGGCCCGCAAATTTGTTCAATCATTACCACTCGAACAGCATTATTAATGATGAACTTTAAAATTTAGCTGTTTAACTTTAAAATTTTCATGCTGAACGGTATTAAAGACTTATTAAATCGGGGTAGGTTTACTGCTTTTTACTTCGTTACTTAATTTTACTGTTTTCCTTTGTGTAATCTTTGATTAGGTGATTTTGTGCTGTTCATTCGATTTTTACTTTACGCGATAAATTAAAAATGAATTAATAAACGTTGTCGTCTCCATTTTATTTTATTGTAAAATTCAACGCAGCAAAAATGTGGTGATTGCACAAGTCAATCGCCCCAACTTATAAGTTGAACCCTTTTTTCAATAAATATAAATTTTTGTTTTTCAGCTGTTTATTACAACGCCATAAGATTTACAACTACTCACTTAAGGTAATATGGTTTTGTTTTAAATAATGTGTTGGGGTAATGCCCATCACTTTTTTGAAGTTTCTATTAAATGAGGTTTTTGAATTAAAACCACATTCTAAGGCTATTGACAGGAGTGTGAACTTTTTATTTTTTTCGAGTAAAGCCTGTTTTTTAAATTCATCAATTCTTAGATCATTGATAAAGTCGTAAAAGTTTTTATTTTCATACGAATTGATGACCTGTGATAAAATATTGGAATGCACATTTAAATGAATAGCCAGTGTTGTAAGTGTCAATTCAGCATCTTTATACAGTTCTTCATCATGCATTAGTTGTGTTAGTTTTTTATGAATTGCCATTGCTGTTTCTTCGTCCAACGATGATTTTCTATACTTTACATTCTCTGTTTCTTGGCTTGGCTCTTCTGGTAATGTATCTAATGTCATTGCTAATGCCAATGGGGCTTTTTCTTTCTTTTCGGATGAGGTGAGCCTATTGTTAAATATACCAACTTGTTTTATACCAAAATACCCCAATAGTATAACATACACAACTGTTGCATTAAATATTACTGGGTCACTGTCAATAAGCACTACAATTAACCATATAACACCTAATCCCATGATTAAATACCTTAGCCAATCTAATTTTATTTTTTCGGTGTAGGAGAATTCTTGTAATAAGTGTTTTTTATGGGTATTTAGTTTTAAAAAGGCAAGTATCACATACACTACTCCAGAAATCATAATTGCTATAGTCTGAATTTTCATTTGCAATTCAAATCCTGCTCCTTGATTTAAGAACACATCAATTTTAGCCAGATTGGACATTAGAAAAAAATGGATAAAGAAAATATGGCTTAATAAATAAGGAATAAAATGGAGTAAATCTGTTTTATAATGAAAACGATTACTGATGAGGGTACTTGTATACAAGTATAAAAATGGGCCATGCACAAGTGGTAAAGGGAAATTAAAGCCTAGCAAGTATGGGTAATTGTATAGTGCTTTTGTTAAAAACGCATAATAAAAAGCTAAATGAATGCCAATAAATAGCAACCAAATAGCCAATATAATATCGGCTTTTGACTTATTCCTTTTGGTTAAAAGAATGATTGATAAAAAGAAAGTAATGGTTAAACCTACTATATAAAACATGCAATTACTATTGATAAATAAAAGTTTCAAATATGCCATTATAAACATTAATACGCCCAAATAAATGCTAAACTTATTTCTGTAAAGCAAAAAGAGCTGTTTCAAAACAAATTTGAAACAGCTCTTTATTATAACTAATGATTATTTAACTTAAACTATGCTAACTTAGCTTTTAAGTTAGTATCAATCGCATCTAAAAAGTCTTGTGTATTTAAATAATGCTCTCCTAAAGTAACTTTATTACCATGAATACACACGGCTAAGTCTTTGGTCATTTTACCGCTCTCAACCGTTTCAATACAAACAGCTTCTAAAGCAGCGCAAAAGTTAATTAACTCCTGATTATTGTCTAACTTACCTCTAAACTCTAATCCACGGGTCCATGCAAAAATACTTGCAATTGGGTTGGTGCTAGTTGGTTTACCTTCCTGGTGGTCGCGGTAATGGCGGGTAACTGTTCCATGAGCAGCTTCTGCTTCCATTGTTTTGCCATCAGGTGTAACTAAAGTTGAAGTCATTAAACCTAATGAACCAAAACCTTGTGCTACTGTGTCTGATTGCACATCGCCATCGTAGTTTTTACATGCCCAAACAAAGTTTCCGTTCCATTTTAAAGCTGAGGCTACCATGTCGTCAATTAAACGATGTTCGTAAACAATACCTGCTGCTGCAAATTTTGCTTTGTAATCTGCCTGATAAATTTCTTCGAAAATATCTTTAAATCTACCATCGTACTTTTTCAAAATAGTATTTTTGGTTGATAGGTATAAAGGCCATTTTTTGCTTAATGCTTGGTTAAAGCATGAATGTGCAAAACCACGGATACTCTCATCGGTATTATACATAGCCAAAGCTACGCCATCGCTTTTAAAGTTAAATACTTCAAAGCTTTGTACTTCGCCACCTTCTTCGGGTGTAAAAGTTATGGTTAGTTTACCTTTTCCTTTGGTTACAAAATCTGTTGCGCGGTACTGGTCACCGAATGCATGGCGGCCAATACAAATAGGTGCAGTCCAGTTAGGTACTAAACGAGGTACGTTTTTACAAACAATTGGTTCGCGAAATACGGTTCCGTCTAATATATTTCTAATAGTTCCGTTAGGGCTTTTCCACATTTGTTTTAAGTTAAACTCTTTTACACGCGCTTCGTCAGGTGTAATAGTAGCACACTTAATACCAACTCCGTATTTTTTAATGGCTTCTGCAGCATCAATAGTTACCTGGTCATTGGTTTCATCTCTATATTCCATTCCTAAATCGTAGTATTTAATATCTAAATCTAGGTACGGTAAAATCAATTTATCTTTGATAAATTTCCATATAATACGGGTCATTTCATCGCCATCTAACTCTACAACAGGATTGGCTACTTTTATTTTTGTCATATATTTTAAATTAATTTTCTGAATGATTGTTGGCGAAAATAATCAGTTTTAGTTAGCATACCAATTGTAGGGGTACAACTTTTATCATATTAGTTAAAACTTAAATGGCGCAAAATGAGGTGTTCCATGTCCATCGATATTCTCTTCCATTCTATCCATCATGAATCTATTTTATTGAGAAATATCTATTAATTAACCCTACAAAACATTTCATAATGTGTAAATTCGCAGCCAAATTTTTAACAACCGAGTATATAAATGAGTAATAATCCTATTAAAGTATCTGTTGCAAAAGGTGATGGTATCGGTCCTGAAATAATGGACGCTGTATTAAATATTTTTGAGGCAGCACAAGTTCCCCTTCAATATGAATTTATTGATATGGGCAAAAGCTTTTATGACAAGGGCTTTAGCACAGGAATGACCCCTGAAGCTAAAGAGAGTGTAGAAACCAACGGCTTGCTTTTTAAAGGGCCAATGGAAACGCCTAAAGGAAAAGGAGTAAAAAGTATAAACGTAACGGCCCGTAAAACCTGGAGCACTTTTGCTAACAGACGTCATTTTAAATCATTGAATGGTGTTGGAACTGTTTTCTCGCAAGCGGGTATTCCAATAGATATTACTATTGTTCGTGAAAATATTGAAGGTACTTATGGTGGTATAGAGCATATGCTTACACAAGATGTAGCTTTATGCCGCAGGTTTATTACCCGCCCGGGCAGCATTCAGGTACACCGTTTTGCTTTTGAAATGGCAC
Proteins encoded:
- a CDS encoding helix-turn-helix domain-containing protein; this encodes MFYIVGLTITFFLSIILLTKRNKSKADIILAIWLLFIGIHLAFYYAFLTKALYNYPYLLGFNFPLPLVHGPFLYLYTSTLISNRFHYKTDLLHFIPYLLSHIFFIHFFLMSNLAKIDVFLNQGAGFELQMKIQTIAIMISGVVYVILAFLKLNTHKKHLLQEFSYTEKIKLDWLRYLIMGLGVIWLIVVLIDSDPVIFNATVVYVILLGYFGIKQVGIFNNRLTSSEKKEKAPLALAMTLDTLPEEPSQETENVKYRKSSLDEETAMAIHKKLTQLMHDEELYKDAELTLTTLAIHLNVHSNILSQVINSYENKNFYDFINDLRIDEFKKQALLEKNKKFTLLSIALECGFNSKTSFNRNFKKVMGITPTHYLKQNHITLSE
- a CDS encoding isocitrate dehydrogenase (NADP(+)) codes for the protein MTKIKVANPVVELDGDEMTRIIWKFIKDKLILPYLDLDIKYYDLGMEYRDETNDQVTIDAAEAIKKYGVGIKCATITPDEARVKEFNLKQMWKSPNGTIRNILDGTVFREPIVCKNVPRLVPNWTAPICIGRHAFGDQYRATDFVTKGKGKLTITFTPEEGGEVQSFEVFNFKSDGVALAMYNTDESIRGFAHSCFNQALSKKWPLYLSTKNTILKKYDGRFKDIFEEIYQADYKAKFAAAGIVYEHRLIDDMVASALKWNGNFVWACKNYDGDVQSDTVAQGFGSLGLMTSTLVTPDGKTMEAEAAHGTVTRHYRDHQEGKPTSTNPIASIFAWTRGLEFRGKLDNNQELINFCAALEAVCIETVESGKMTKDLAVCIHGNKVTLGEHYLNTQDFLDAIDTNLKAKLA